A single window of Flavobacterium sp. 140616W15 DNA harbors:
- a CDS encoding NAD(P)-dependent oxidoreductase: MKIAIIGATGFVGSTILNELANRNHEITAIARNPKDSANVNWVKADILNTTELASILKGNDVVISAYNAGWTNPNLYDDFIAGSKSIQEAVKQSGVKRFITIGGAGSLFVAPNLQAVDTPDFPKEYYAGASAARDYLNILKEEKDLDWAFFSPAFEMHPGITTGRTGKYRLGLDNPIFDENQRSILSVEDLAVVIADEAETPKHHQVRFTAAY; encoded by the coding sequence ATGAAAATCGCAATTATTGGAGCCACAGGCTTTGTAGGCTCAACAATCTTAAATGAATTAGCAAATCGCAATCACGAAATTACCGCAATAGCAAGAAATCCAAAAGATTCTGCTAATGTAAATTGGGTAAAAGCTGATATCCTGAATACAACAGAATTAGCAAGTATTTTAAAAGGAAACGATGTTGTAATTAGTGCTTATAATGCTGGTTGGACAAACCCTAATTTATATGATGATTTTATAGCAGGCTCAAAATCTATTCAAGAAGCTGTTAAACAATCGGGAGTAAAACGCTTTATTACAATTGGAGGAGCCGGAAGTTTATTTGTTGCACCTAATTTACAAGCTGTAGATACTCCTGATTTTCCAAAAGAATACTACGCTGGAGCATCGGCAGCAAGAGATTATTTGAATATCCTTAAAGAAGAAAAAGACTTGGATTGGGCATTTTTCAGCCCAGCTTTTGAAATGCATCCTGGAATTACTACAGGTAGAACTGGTAAATATCGTTTGGGATTAGATAATCCTATTTTTGATGAGAACCAAAGAAGTATCCTATCTGTAGAAGATTTAGCAGTAGTAATTGCTGACGAAGCTGAAACTCCTAAACACCATCAAGTACGTTTTACTGCAGCATATTAA
- a CDS encoding Rrf2 family transcriptional regulator yields the protein MISGKFAITTHILTLLSKFPNDYLSSEYIAGSINLNPVLVRKEISNLKKNHIVESKEGKNGGTRLLKPASEISLLDIFKMTFDTVNLGYAKNQPNPDCPVGKKINENLDLLYADINEKINAQLSTITLENFSNQF from the coding sequence ATGATTTCAGGTAAGTTTGCCATAACGACACATATTCTTACGTTACTCTCTAAATTCCCTAATGATTATTTATCATCGGAATATATTGCGGGTAGCATAAATTTGAACCCTGTTTTGGTAAGAAAAGAAATTTCGAACCTTAAAAAAAATCATATTGTAGAGAGTAAGGAAGGTAAAAACGGAGGTACACGATTGTTAAAACCTGCATCAGAAATCAGTTTACTTGATATTTTTAAAATGACTTTTGATACCGTAAATCTTGGTTACGCTAAAAATCAGCCTAATCCTGATTGTCCTGTTGGAAAGAAAATAAACGAAAATCTAGACTTATTATATGCTGATATCAACGAAAAAATAAATGCGCAACTAAGCACAATCACATTAGAAAATTTTTCAAATCAGTTCTAA
- a CDS encoding AEC family transporter, protein MTNFILIFVFITAGLILQNIKGFPIHIYKTLNKIVIYLCLPALALFFIPKIKWSTELLFPIGAAWIAFVVAFLLFSILGKKYGWSNKLIGCLILTAGLSNTSFLGYPIIEALYGKSGLETAILVDQPGSFVVISTLGVFVAAFYSKGSPNSFAIAKKILTFPPFITFVVACFMNVFNYDFNENLQFGFQKLGSLVTPLALLSVGLQLRFEKNSRHWKFLTLGLFFKLIITPLLFLILYVFVLKQNSSVIKVTIMEMAMAPMITGSILASTYGLKPRLSSMMIGFGIPISFVTLAVWYFIMNLI, encoded by the coding sequence ATGACCAACTTTATTTTAATTTTTGTTTTTATTACTGCGGGGCTTATATTGCAAAATATCAAGGGTTTCCCTATACATATCTATAAGACGTTAAACAAAATCGTAATTTATTTATGTCTTCCTGCTTTGGCATTGTTTTTTATTCCAAAAATAAAATGGAGCACAGAATTGCTATTTCCTATTGGAGCTGCGTGGATTGCTTTTGTAGTTGCATTTCTTCTTTTTTCGATTTTAGGAAAAAAGTATGGATGGTCAAATAAACTAATAGGATGCTTGATTCTCACAGCTGGATTAAGTAATACCTCATTTCTTGGTTATCCTATAATAGAGGCATTGTATGGAAAATCAGGTTTAGAAACCGCAATTTTGGTAGATCAGCCAGGTTCCTTTGTTGTCATTTCGACCTTGGGTGTTTTTGTAGCGGCATTTTATTCTAAAGGAAGTCCTAATTCATTCGCAATTGCAAAGAAGATATTGACTTTTCCACCTTTTATTACTTTTGTAGTGGCTTGCTTTATGAATGTTTTTAATTATGATTTCAATGAAAATCTTCAATTTGGATTTCAAAAGTTAGGTAGTTTGGTTACACCACTTGCATTACTTTCGGTAGGTTTGCAACTTCGTTTTGAAAAGAATAGTAGGCATTGGAAGTTTTTGACCTTAGGATTGTTTTTTAAGCTTATTATCACACCATTATTATTTTTGATATTGTATGTCTTTGTTTTAAAACAAAATTCATCAGTAATTAAGGTTACAATTATGGAAATGGCTATGGCGCCTATGATTACAGGAAGTATTTTGGCCTCGACTTATGGTTTAAAACCTCGGCTAAGCAGTATGATGATTGGTTTTGGAATTCCTATTTCATTTGTGACACTTGCTGTTTGGTATTTTATTATGAATCTTATCTAG
- a CDS encoding MFS transporter, translated as MSSSSNTATIDGSVLVQKTVYSVLFSIAFAHLLNDLMQAVIPATYPILKDNFNLNFTQVGLITFVFQLTASLLQPFIGFYTDKKPMPYSLVIGMIFTISGLCLLSVSSEFWMLLISVGLVGIGSSIFHPEASRVAFLGSGGKRGLAQSIFQLGGNAGSAIGPLLVALVVAPYGQSHVVWFVIAGILGIIILSRIAVWYENHMNLRAVKKIDSEETTVPLSNKKITISIVVLLMLIFSKFFYMASMSSYFTFYLIDRFGMSIQDSQFYLFVFLASVAAGTLIGGPLGDRFGRKYIIWISILGAAPFTLLLPYANLFWTGILSVIIGVVIASAFSAILVFAQELKPGKVGMISGLFFGFAFGMGGLGSAVLGYVADQTTIEYVFKISSYLPLIGVFTYFLPNIKKKA; from the coding sequence ATGAGTTCGTCTAGTAATACAGCTACAATCGATGGTTCGGTTTTAGTTCAAAAAACAGTTTATTCTGTATTGTTTTCAATAGCATTTGCGCATTTGTTAAATGACTTAATGCAAGCAGTAATCCCTGCTACATATCCTATATTAAAAGATAATTTTAATTTAAATTTTACTCAAGTTGGATTAATCACTTTTGTTTTTCAGCTTACCGCTTCTTTATTACAACCTTTCATTGGATTTTATACTGATAAAAAGCCTATGCCGTATTCATTAGTTATAGGTATGATTTTTACTATTTCGGGTTTATGTCTGCTGTCTGTATCTAGTGAATTCTGGATGCTGTTAATTTCAGTTGGATTAGTAGGTATTGGATCTTCTATATTTCATCCGGAGGCTTCTAGGGTTGCGTTTCTAGGTTCAGGAGGAAAGCGAGGTTTGGCACAGTCCATCTTTCAATTAGGAGGGAACGCAGGAAGTGCAATAGGGCCATTATTAGTAGCTTTAGTAGTTGCTCCTTATGGACAATCGCATGTTGTTTGGTTTGTGATTGCAGGAATATTGGGGATTATCATTTTATCTAGAATTGCAGTTTGGTATGAAAATCATATGAACTTGCGAGCTGTAAAAAAAATAGATTCAGAAGAGACTACCGTTCCTTTGTCTAATAAAAAAATAACTATTTCAATTGTTGTTTTATTGATGCTTATCTTTTCTAAGTTCTTTTATATGGCAAGCATGTCTAGTTATTTTACTTTCTATTTGATAGATAGGTTTGGAATGAGTATTCAGGATTCTCAGTTTTATTTATTTGTTTTCTTGGCATCTGTTGCAGCAGGAACATTAATAGGAGGGCCATTAGGAGACCGTTTTGGAAGAAAGTATATCATTTGGATTTCTATACTTGGAGCAGCGCCATTTACGTTGCTTTTGCCTTATGCTAATTTATTTTGGACAGGAATATTGTCTGTGATAATTGGAGTTGTAATTGCTTCTGCTTTTTCGGCAATTTTGGTTTTTGCGCAAGAATTAAAACCTGGTAAAGTGGGAATGATTTCTGGTTTATTCTTTGGGTTTGCGTTTGGAATGGGAGGATTAGGCTCGGCGGTTTTAGGTTATGTTGCTGATCAAACAACTATTGAGTATGTGTTTAAAATAAGTTCATACTTACCTTTAATAGGAGTTTTTACTTATTTCTTGCCAAATATCAAAAAGAAAGCCTAA
- a CDS encoding peroxiredoxin, whose protein sequence is MATLRLGDIAPDFEADTTQGPIKFHEWLGDSWGVLFSHPSDFTPVCTTELGTVANYYPEFVKRNTKVIALSVDGLESHLEWIKDINETQNTTVNFPIIADEDKKVANLYDMLHPNASDKFTVRSVFIIGNDKKIKLTLTYPASTGRNFDELLRVIDSLQLTANYSVATPANWKDGEDVVISPSIPDSDIAAKFPKGHNPIKPYLRMTPQPNK, encoded by the coding sequence ATGGCAACATTACGATTAGGAGATATAGCTCCAGATTTTGAAGCAGATACCACTCAAGGCCCAATAAAATTTCACGAATGGTTAGGAGATTCTTGGGGAGTGTTATTTTCTCACCCCTCAGATTTTACCCCTGTTTGTACAACAGAGCTAGGAACTGTGGCTAACTATTACCCAGAATTTGTAAAAAGAAATACAAAAGTTATTGCTCTAAGTGTAGATGGTTTAGAATCACATCTAGAATGGATTAAAGATATTAACGAGACTCAAAATACGACTGTAAATTTCCCTATTATTGCCGACGAAGATAAAAAAGTGGCAAATCTATATGATATGTTACATCCAAATGCGAGTGATAAATTTACTGTACGTTCCGTTTTTATTATTGGAAACGACAAAAAGATAAAACTGACATTGACTTATCCAGCATCAACAGGAAGAAATTTTGATGAATTGCTCCGTGTGATTGATAGTTTGCAATTAACAGCAAATTACAGTGTTGCAACACCAGCAAACTGGAAAGACGGTGAAGATGTGGTTATATCTCCATCAATTCCTGACAGTGATATTGCTGCTAAGTTTCCAAAAGGACATAATCCTATAAAACCATATTTAAGGATGACTCCTCAGCCTAATAAATAG
- a CDS encoding cation:proton antiporter, with the protein MSPTETVTNATQHLEPLISDLGLILMTAGIAVLIFKKLKQPLVLGYLIAGFLAGNHIDFFPSVTDNKSVEVWAEIGVIILLFSLGLEFSFKKLMKVGGTASITAITQIITMVALGYLVGQWMDWSKMDSIFLGVILSISSTTIILKTFDELGVKAQKFAGIVIGSLIVQDIVAILMMVLLSTIAVSQQFSGSALLLSVLKLAFFLTAWFVGGIFFIPTLLKKAKHLLTDEMLLIISLALCLMMVILASNVGFSPALGAFIMGSIIAETTQAEHIEHLVKPVKDLFGAIFFVSVGMLINPEMLITHAIPVAILTLVTIFGQSISSTIGALLSGQPLKQSVQTGMSLAQIGEFSFIIATLGMSLHVTSDFLYPIVVAVSAVTTFTTPFMVKFAGPFSDYLERKLPRKWIKNINRYSLNAQAIKSVSTWQIVLRSYITQIVIHTIIITAVILLSSKYIAPLVEDTRFGNAIAAFITLVVIAPFLWALSLRRVAVKEVELLWEERKYRGPIMMMILIRIGLGLFYVGFLLNIFFSPLVAFIALVIAVAAYQFFPKKLNEQYHKIESHFLKNLNDRESSTKIDRKYANLTPWDGHMSIFEIAKESNLAGKTLEELKIREELGINIAFIRRGDITIQIPTKTERLFPGDEICVIGTDAQVNEFTNYLTKNEIEIPQAVEESEIVLNQLEISDNEFAKKTISEFRHQTNALVVGIERNGKRILNPESQLILEKDDIIWVVGDKKRMKQFGKKV; encoded by the coding sequence ATGAGTCCAACAGAGACTGTAACAAATGCCACACAACATTTAGAACCATTAATTAGTGACTTAGGATTAATCCTAATGACTGCAGGAATTGCTGTGCTAATTTTTAAAAAATTAAAACAGCCTTTGGTTCTTGGCTACTTAATCGCTGGTTTTTTAGCAGGAAATCATATTGATTTTTTTCCTTCTGTAACCGATAATAAAAGTGTAGAAGTTTGGGCCGAAATTGGTGTAATTATTTTACTTTTTAGTCTAGGACTCGAATTTAGCTTTAAGAAATTAATGAAAGTTGGTGGTACCGCTTCTATAACTGCAATTACCCAAATAATAACAATGGTCGCCTTAGGTTATCTGGTCGGCCAATGGATGGATTGGTCTAAAATGGATAGTATCTTTCTAGGTGTAATCTTATCGATCTCCTCCACCACCATTATCCTCAAGACGTTTGATGAGTTGGGTGTCAAGGCACAAAAATTCGCCGGTATCGTAATAGGCTCTCTAATTGTACAAGATATAGTTGCTATTTTAATGATGGTTTTACTATCGACTATTGCAGTAAGCCAACAATTTTCGGGAAGTGCATTATTACTTTCAGTATTAAAACTAGCCTTTTTTCTTACTGCCTGGTTTGTTGGAGGAATCTTCTTTATCCCGACTTTATTAAAAAAAGCTAAGCATTTACTAACAGATGAAATGTTGCTTATCATTTCTCTTGCTTTATGCTTAATGATGGTGATTTTAGCTTCAAATGTTGGTTTTTCTCCAGCTTTGGGAGCTTTTATTATGGGATCTATTATTGCCGAAACAACACAAGCAGAACATATTGAGCATTTAGTAAAACCTGTAAAAGATTTATTTGGCGCTATTTTCTTTGTATCAGTAGGAATGTTAATCAATCCTGAGATGCTTATCACACATGCCATTCCAGTAGCTATTTTAACCCTTGTTACGATTTTCGGTCAATCAATAAGTTCTACTATTGGTGCCTTACTCTCTGGACAACCGCTAAAACAATCAGTACAAACAGGGATGAGTTTGGCTCAAATTGGAGAATTTTCATTTATTATAGCCACGCTGGGAATGTCACTTCATGTAACAAGCGACTTTTTATACCCAATAGTTGTTGCAGTATCTGCTGTAACCACATTTACGACCCCATTTATGGTTAAATTTGCAGGTCCGTTCTCAGATTACTTAGAACGAAAACTACCTCGTAAATGGATCAAAAACATCAACCGTTATAGTCTTAATGCACAAGCAATAAAATCTGTTAGTACATGGCAGATTGTATTACGCTCTTACATCACTCAAATTGTAATACACACAATAATAATAACAGCAGTAATTTTACTTTCTTCTAAATATATAGCTCCATTAGTTGAAGACACCCGATTTGGAAATGCAATTGCCGCATTTATAACTCTTGTCGTTATAGCTCCATTTTTATGGGCACTTTCATTAAGACGAGTTGCAGTAAAAGAAGTGGAACTTTTATGGGAAGAAAGAAAATACCGTGGCCCGATTATGATGATGATCTTAATACGAATCGGACTAGGATTATTTTATGTAGGATTCCTATTGAATATCTTCTTCTCTCCTTTGGTTGCTTTTATTGCCTTAGTTATTGCTGTAGCTGCATATCAATTTTTCCCTAAAAAACTAAACGAACAATACCACAAAATAGAGAGTCATTTCTTAAAAAACCTTAATGATCGTGAATCATCGACTAAAATAGATAGAAAATATGCCAACTTAACTCCTTGGGATGGTCACATGTCGATATTTGAAATTGCAAAAGAATCTAATCTTGCTGGTAAAACACTAGAAGAATTAAAAATTAGAGAAGAATTAGGAATCAACATCGCTTTTATAAGACGAGGCGATATTACTATTCAAATTCCAACTAAAACAGAACGTTTATTTCCTGGAGATGAAATATGTGTAATTGGTACTGATGCTCAAGTTAATGAGTTTACAAATTATCTAACCAAAAATGAAATTGAAATACCACAAGCTGTTGAAGAATCAGAGATTGTTTTAAATCAATTAGAAATATCTGATAATGAATTTGCTAAGAAAACTATTAGTGAATTCAGACATCAAACAAATGCTTTAGTAGTTGGAATTGAGAGAAACGGTAAACGAATCCTTAATCCAGAATCACAGCTGATTTTGGAAAAAGACGATATCATCTGGGTCGTTGGAGACAAAAAACGAATGAAACAATTCGGAAAAAAAGTATAA
- the purB gene encoding adenylosuccinate lyase codes for MTTLNELNAISPIDGRYRNKTLSLAPFFSEEALIKYRVLIEVEYFIALCEVPLPQLANVNSDLFESLRNIYKNFSTEDALWIKETEKVTNHDVKAVEYFIKDAFEKLGLSEYKEFIHFGLTSQDINNTAIPLSTKEAFERVYMPSLITLTAKLKELSVEWKDIPMLARTHGQPASPTRLGKEIGVFVERIEEQMRLLFNIPFAAKFGGATGNYNAHHVAYPQIDWKKFGGNFVENTLGLHHSFPTTQIEHYDHFAAFFDALKRINNIIIDLDRDIWTYVSMEYFKQKIKAGEIGSSAMPHKVNPIDFENSEGNLGIANAIFEHLSAKLPISRLQRDLTDSTVLRNVGVPMGHTIIAFEATLKGLNKLLLNESKFHEDLEKNWAVVAEAIQTILRREAYPNPYEALKGLTRTNEAIDKNAIHSFIATLDVSEEIKAELMKITPSNFLGI; via the coding sequence ATGACTACTTTAAACGAATTAAATGCCATATCGCCAATTGACGGAAGATATAGAAACAAAACCCTTTCATTAGCTCCATTTTTCTCTGAAGAAGCGCTAATTAAATACCGGGTATTGATTGAAGTTGAATACTTTATTGCTTTATGCGAAGTGCCATTGCCACAGCTTGCAAACGTAAATTCAGATCTTTTTGAAAGTTTACGTAACATTTATAAAAACTTCTCTACAGAAGATGCCCTTTGGATAAAAGAAACTGAAAAAGTAACGAACCACGATGTAAAAGCGGTTGAATACTTTATCAAAGATGCTTTTGAAAAACTAGGCCTGTCTGAATACAAAGAGTTTATCCACTTTGGATTAACTTCTCAAGACATTAATAATACAGCTATCCCTCTTTCTACAAAAGAAGCTTTTGAAAGAGTATACATGCCATCATTAATTACGCTTACTGCCAAATTAAAAGAGCTTAGTGTAGAATGGAAAGACATTCCTATGCTTGCTCGTACTCATGGACAACCAGCCTCTCCTACTCGTTTAGGTAAAGAAATTGGCGTTTTTGTAGAACGTATTGAGGAGCAAATGCGTTTGTTATTTAATATCCCATTTGCTGCAAAATTTGGTGGAGCAACTGGAAACTACAATGCACACCATGTTGCTTATCCACAAATTGACTGGAAAAAATTTGGAGGTAATTTTGTAGAAAACACTTTAGGATTACACCATTCTTTTCCTACGACACAAATAGAACATTACGATCATTTTGCAGCATTTTTTGATGCTTTAAAAAGAATCAACAATATAATCATTGATTTAGACAGAGATATCTGGACCTATGTTTCAATGGAATATTTCAAACAAAAAATCAAAGCTGGAGAAATTGGTTCATCGGCTATGCCACATAAAGTTAACCCTATTGATTTTGAAAATTCTGAAGGAAACTTAGGAATTGCCAATGCAATTTTTGAACATCTTTCGGCTAAACTGCCAATTTCAAGATTACAACGTGATTTAACTGACAGTACTGTTTTAAGAAATGTAGGTGTTCCTATGGGTCACACCATCATTGCTTTTGAAGCGACATTAAAAGGATTGAATAAATTACTTTTAAATGAATCAAAATTCCATGAAGATTTAGAAAAAAACTGGGCAGTTGTTGCCGAAGCAATTCAAACCATTTTGCGTCGTGAAGCATATCCAAATCCATACGAAGCATTAAAAGGTTTAACTAGAACAAATGAAGCAATTGACAAAAACGCTATTCATAGTTTTATTGCAACTCTAGATGTTTCAGAAGAAATCAAAGCTGAGCTGATGAAAATTACACCTAGCAACTTTTTAGGTATCTAA
- a CDS encoding sterol desaturase family protein, whose protein sequence is MIPEELLDLLSYCNIYTVITIFLIENLALMFLAIGIGKIIDPEATKIKKSDIKWVVSTLLCNTLVTLIGYKLYQYQIIKIDFSTSFFTIVLDTLLLIFLMDFFMFCFHYLAHKLAWFHPIHQLHHTHIDTNVYSLFVLNPIETLGFGAIWLILISILEFNCFSIILYLILNLSYGILGHLNKDIFPEFWKENSVTKWISTTQFHSNHHKNESHNFGFYFTIWDKIFKTII, encoded by the coding sequence ATGATACCAGAAGAATTACTCGACTTATTATCATATTGTAACATATATACTGTTATAACAATTTTTCTTATCGAGAATTTAGCACTTATGTTTTTAGCAATTGGTATTGGTAAAATAATTGATCCTGAGGCTACAAAAATAAAAAAATCAGATATAAAATGGGTTGTTAGCACCTTACTATGTAACACGCTAGTAACTTTAATAGGCTATAAACTATATCAATATCAAATTATTAAAATAGACTTTTCTACTTCATTTTTTACAATAGTATTAGACACTCTTTTATTAATTTTCTTGATGGATTTTTTTATGTTTTGCTTTCATTATTTGGCTCATAAGTTAGCGTGGTTTCACCCCATTCATCAATTACATCACACCCATATCGACACAAATGTATATAGCTTATTTGTTCTTAATCCAATCGAGACTCTAGGTTTTGGCGCTATATGGCTTATTCTAATTTCTATATTAGAATTCAATTGTTTCAGTATAATACTATATTTAATCCTCAATTTATCTTACGGGATATTAGGGCATTTAAACAAAGACATTTTTCCTGAATTCTGGAAAGAAAATAGTGTTACTAAATGGATTTCGACCACGCAATTCCATTCGAACCATCATAAAAATGAATCTCACAATTTTGGCTTTTATTTTACTATTTGGGATAAAATTTTTAAGACAATCATTTAA
- a CDS encoding NAD-dependent deacylase, with protein MKKKLVVLTGAGISAESGIKTFRDSDGLWEGHNVMDVATPEGWYKNPELVLDFYNQRRKQLKEVTPNLGHIILAELEKDFDVHIITQNVDDLHERAGSSKVLHLHGELLKVRSSQDLNYILDWHDDLFMNHLDKKGNQLRPHIVWFGEEVPALEEAIEIAEQADYFAVIGTSLQVYPAAGLISYTPANAPLFYIDPKPIKIPNLRNKIEVIPEIASKGMEILKTKLAEITN; from the coding sequence ATGAAAAAGAAACTAGTCGTTTTAACTGGAGCTGGAATTAGCGCCGAAAGTGGTATCAAAACCTTTCGTGATAGTGATGGTCTATGGGAAGGTCATAATGTAATGGATGTAGCAACACCTGAAGGTTGGTACAAAAATCCTGAATTGGTTCTTGATTTTTATAATCAAAGACGTAAACAACTCAAAGAAGTAACGCCTAATTTAGGGCATATTATTTTAGCCGAATTGGAAAAGGATTTTGATGTACATATCATAACTCAAAATGTCGATGATTTACATGAACGTGCCGGAAGCTCCAAGGTTCTACATTTGCACGGTGAATTACTAAAAGTACGAAGTTCCCAAGATTTAAATTATATTTTAGATTGGCATGATGATTTGTTCATGAATCATTTAGACAAAAAAGGAAATCAACTTCGCCCACATATCGTTTGGTTTGGCGAAGAAGTTCCAGCCTTAGAAGAAGCAATAGAAATTGCGGAACAAGCAGATTATTTTGCTGTAATAGGAACTTCACTGCAAGTATACCCTGCTGCTGGATTAATCTCATATACTCCTGCTAACGCACCTCTTTTTTACATTGATCCAAAGCCCATTAAAATTCCAAACTTGAGAAACAAAATTGAAGTTATTCCTGAAATAGCCTCAAAAGGAATGGAAATCTTAAAAACAAAATTAGCTGAAATAACAAATTAG
- the cysC gene encoding adenylyl-sulfate kinase yields MILIQFTGLSGSGKTTLAENVGSLLLEKGYKVEIIDGDIYRKTLCKDLGFSKNDRCENVRRLFNVGQDFIKSKVIVLMSVINPYEDLRNEIGQHEFVKTVFLDSSIDNLIKRDPKGLYKKALLPDSDSNKIRNFTGISDVYEVPLHADLMLKTDSESVSVSTDKLYCFIIENIPNTTI; encoded by the coding sequence ATGATATTAATACAATTTACAGGTTTATCGGGTTCTGGAAAAACTACATTGGCAGAAAATGTGGGGAGTTTATTATTAGAAAAAGGATATAAAGTTGAAATAATCGACGGTGATATATATAGAAAAACACTTTGCAAAGACTTAGGATTTTCAAAAAATGACAGATGCGAAAATGTGAGACGCCTTTTTAATGTTGGTCAGGATTTTATTAAATCAAAAGTTATTGTATTAATGTCAGTAATTAATCCTTACGAAGATTTACGAAATGAAATAGGACAACATGAGTTTGTTAAAACCGTATTTTTGGATAGTTCTATTGATAACTTAATTAAAAGAGATCCTAAAGGTTTGTATAAAAAAGCCTTATTACCAGATAGTGATAGTAATAAAATTAGAAATTTTACGGGAATAAGTGATGTTTATGAAGTTCCCTTACATGCTGATTTAATGCTAAAAACTGACTCAGAATCGGTGTCGGTTTCAACTGACAAACTTTATTGTTTTATAATAGAAAATATACCTAATACCACTATTTAA